The segment CGGCATCGGAATGCTCGCTGATGCCCAGGGCCGCCCGGTGGCGGCTGCCCAGCTCGGGTCCCGGCCCGGCCTCCTCGGTCAGGGGAAGGAAGGCGCCGGCGGCCATCACCCGGTTGCCGCGGATGATCACCGCCCCGTCGTGCAGGGGCGTGTTGGGGATGAACACGTTGACCAGGAAGGGCGCGGAGACGATGCCGTCGATGATGATCCCCGTCTCGATGATCTCGTTGAGGCCCGTCTCCCGCTCGATCACCACGATGGCGCCGACCTTGTTGCGGGACAGCTGTTCGACCGCCCGCACCACCTCGTCGATCATGCGGGCCACGTCCTGCTGGGGCAGGGCGAAGAGCGGCCTCGCGAAGAAGCGCCCCCGTCCCAGCTGCTCCAGCGCACGGCGCAGTTCGGGCTGGAAGACGATGGGCAGGGCGACGATCAGCGCCAGCTGGGCTTGCCGCAGCAGCCAGTGGATGGTGTCCAGGCGCAGCCAGCCGCTGATGCTGGTGAAGACCACCAGCACCAGGATGCCGCTCAGGATGGGAACGGCCCGCGTCCCGCGGATCAAGAGGAAGAACCGGTAGAACAGGTAGGCGACCAGGGCGATGTCCACCAGGGAGATCAGCCAGTCGACCCAGGTCATGGTGAAGAGGAACGCGGGCAGCGGCACCTCAGGCCTCCCTCCCGGGACTGCCGCGCCCGGCCGGCAACGGCTCCCGCGCGGCAGCAGGCTCTCACCCCGGCCGGATCCACCGTGGCCGGCCCCGTGTCCCCGGCCCCGTCCCCAGGCGAGCACGGGCACGGGAAGCCGGCCCCCCGGACCCCGGCACCGGACCCTCCGCCCCAGGGCGCGGCTTGCGGGCCGGCGGCCGGCAGGCGGATCCCGACCGCCCCCTGGTTCGACCCGGCGCCGGGCCGGCGGCTACCCCGTGGCCGGCTCGGGCCGGATGTAGTACGCCAGGCTCTGCAGCTCCAGCGTCAGGTCGATGTTCTGCACCACCACCCCCGGTGGCACCTGGAGGGTCACCGGGGCGAAGTTGAGGATCGCCTCGACGCCGGCGGCCACCAGCCGCCGGGCCACGGCCTGGGCCGCCCCCGCCGGAACGGCGATCACCGCCAGCCGGATCCCCAGGCGGCGGATCACCGCCTCCATGGCGTCGGCCGGCTGGATCTCCAGGCCTTCGATGCGCTCGCCGATGCGGGCCGGGTCGCTGTCGAAGATGGCGACGATCCGGACGTCCCGGTGGCGGGTGCGGTTGTACCGCGCCAGCGCCGTACCCAGGTGCCCGGCCCCCACCAGGGCGATGGGCACTTCCCTGTCCAAGCCCAGGATATGCCGCAGCCGGTCCACCAGCACATCGATGCGGTAGCCCACGCCCCGGGTGCCGAAGGCACCGAAGTACGCCAGGTCCTTGCGGATCTGCTCGGAAGAATAACCGGTACGGGCAGCCAGGTCGGCGGAGGAGACGATCTCGTGGTCCTCGGCCCGTAATTCCTCGAGGGCCCGCAGGTAGACGGGAAGCCGGCGGATGGCCACGTCGGGCACGCGGGCGGGGGCGCCGCCGGTCTCCTGGTCCGGGACGACCGCCGGCTCCGGTTCGGCCCCCGCCTTTTTGCCCGCCGCTGGCGCCCGGCCGGACAGCCTGGGCTCCCCATCCCCTGGCCTGACCGCCATGCCCGCCTCCCTTGGGTTCCCGATCGCGGCGACGGTTGCCGCCAACCGGCCCCTCCGGCCCACCCGGGCACCCGGCCCCGGGCGGCGCCGCCCCCTGCCCGGCCTCCGGCCGCCGGCGGCACCGGTTCGTCCCGCGACGCCTAGTGCTTCCGATCCAGGATGAACCGGGCCAGGGCCCTCAGATTGGGCTCCATCGGCGCACCGGCCAGCTCATCCAGGGCTTCCAGCGCATCACCGACAAACTGCTCCGCCCGGCGGCGGGCATATTCCAGCCCGCCCACCGCCTCCACCCAGCCGGTCACCCGCTCCACCGTGGCATCGTCCACCTGCCGGGCTTCCAGGCGCTCCAGCAGCCAGGGCTGGGGATCCCGGGCCAGCGCGAACAGGACGGGCAGGGTGAGGACGCCGCTGCGCAGGTCCGTTCCCCGGGGCTTGCCCAGCTGCTCGGGGCTGCCCGTCAAATCCAGGATGTCGTCGATGACCTGGAAGCCCATGCCGATGCCGTAACCGTAGCGCCGCAGGGCCTCCGCCTGCTGCTCGGTGGCGCCGCCCATCAGGCCGCCCATCAGGCAGCAGTGGCTGATGAAGTGGGCGGTCTTCTTGTAGATCCGGCGGTAGTAGCCCTCCTCCCCGGTGCTGGGGTCGAAGAGCTGGGCCTGCTGCTCGATCTCGCCCGTGGACATCTCGTAGACCGCCTCGGCCATGACCTGCACCACGCGGTTGTCGCCGTCGGCGGCCAGCAGGGAGAAGGCCCGGGCGAACAGAAAGTCGCCCGTCAGCACCGCCGTCCCGGTACCCCACCGCACGTTGACCGTGGGCAGCCCCCGGCGGGCGGTGGCGCCGTCCACGATGTCGTCGTGGACCAGGGTCGCCATGTGGATCAGTTCCACCGCCGCCGCCACCGGCAGCAGCCGCTCGCGATCGTATTGGAAGTTGCGTGCGGCCAGGAGGACCAGGGCGGGGCGCAACCGCTTGCCGCCGCCACGCTGCAGGTAGGTGGCCAGTTCGACGATGTGGGGATCAGGACCGTCCAGGGCCCGCCGGATCGCCACCTCGACCGCGGCCAGGTCGTTGCGGATCGGTTCGAAGACCGCCCCCGCCGCGACGGTCACCGATGCTTGCCCTTCGCCTGCCATGCATCTTCCCCCGGCGCACCCGCGGCGCCTGCGGCGCTCCCCGGGGCAGGAGATTCCGTCAACACGCGGGACATGATTCATTTTACCCTTCCTGGTACCGGGCCGCCAGCGCCTGGAGCCGGCGGATGCGGTGCCCCACGGCGGACTTGCTCAGGGGCGGATCCAGCAACTGGCCCAGGTCCCGCAGGCTGGCCGACGGGTGCTCGATCCGGACCCGGGCCACCTCCCGCAGCGATGGGGGCAGACCTTCCCATCCCACCGCCTCGACCAGCCGGCGGATGGCCGCCACCTGCCGCAACCCGGCGTCCACGGCCTTGCGCAGGTTGGCCGTCTCGGCGTTGACCAGGCGGTTGACCTGATTGCGCATGCCCTTGACCACCCGGTGGTTCTCCAGGGCCAGGACCGCCTGGTGGGCTCCCAGGCGCCCCAGGAACTCGGCGATCTGGTCGGCCTCCTTGAGATAGAGCCCCACCCGGCCCCGGCGCCGGGCACGGCCGGGCCGCAAGCCCCAGCGGCGCAGTTCGGCAGCCACCCGCCGCGCGGCGGCCGCCCCCGGGACCACCACCTCGGCGTGATACCCGTGCCCGGGCCCGCTGACGCTGCCTGCCCCCAGGAAGAGGCCCCGCAGGAACGCCTCCCGGTCCTGGCGGCGCCGCGGCTGTTCCCCGGCGCCCGGATCGGGAAGGCCGGCCAGCACCAGGCCCGAGCCGCCGGCCCCGGCGGGCTCGGGCGGTTCGTCCAGCCAGAGCTCGTAGACGTTGCCCCGGCCCAGCTTGCCCCGCCGGTCGACCACCAGCCGCGGCGTCACCCCGTAGCGGGCCCGCACCAGGCGAACCAGGAGGCGCGCCGTGGCGGCGCTTTCCGTACGCCAGCGCCAGCCCTTCCCCTCCACCGGCATCCCGCACCCCAGGCACAGGCCGGCCAGCTCCCAGGCCAGGGCCGCGCCGTCGGCCGGCCAGAGCCGGGCCAGCTCGTCCTTGACCTGGCCCGAGAAAGTG is part of the Thermaerobacter subterraneus DSM 13965 genome and harbors:
- the cdaA gene encoding diadenylate cyclase CdaA, with the protein product MPLPAFLFTMTWVDWLISLVDIALVAYLFYRFFLLIRGTRAVPILSGILVLVVFTSISGWLRLDTIHWLLRQAQLALIVALPIVFQPELRRALEQLGRGRFFARPLFALPQQDVARMIDEVVRAVEQLSRNKVGAIVVIERETGLNEIIETGIIIDGIVSAPFLVNVFIPNTPLHDGAVIIRGNRVMAAGAFLPLTEEAGPGPELGSRHRAALGISEHSDAVAIVVSEETGRVSLAQGGKLIRNLDEATLKELLTSLLAPEETPSLLPWMRGSS
- a CDS encoding redox-sensing transcriptional repressor Rex, which translates into the protein MAVRPGDGEPRLSGRAPAAGKKAGAEPEPAVVPDQETGGAPARVPDVAIRRLPVYLRALEELRAEDHEIVSSADLAARTGYSSEQIRKDLAYFGAFGTRGVGYRIDVLVDRLRHILGLDREVPIALVGAGHLGTALARYNRTRHRDVRIVAIFDSDPARIGERIEGLEIQPADAMEAVIRRLGIRLAVIAVPAGAAQAVARRLVAAGVEAILNFAPVTLQVPPGVVVQNIDLTLELQSLAYYIRPEPATG
- a CDS encoding polyprenyl synthetase family protein; translated protein: MAGEGQASVTVAAGAVFEPIRNDLAAVEVAIRRALDGPDPHIVELATYLQRGGGKRLRPALVLLAARNFQYDRERLLPVAAAVELIHMATLVHDDIVDGATARRGLPTVNVRWGTGTAVLTGDFLFARAFSLLAADGDNRVVQVMAEAVYEMSTGEIEQQAQLFDPSTGEEGYYRRIYKKTAHFISHCCLMGGLMGGATEQQAEALRRYGYGIGMGFQVIDDILDLTGSPEQLGKPRGTDLRSGVLTLPVLFALARDPQPWLLERLEARQVDDATVERVTGWVEAVGGLEYARRRAEQFVGDALEALDELAGAPMEPNLRALARFILDRKH
- the whiA gene encoding DNA-binding protein WhiA; translated protein: MIRDTFSGQVKDELARLWPADGAALAWELAGLCLGCGMPVEGKGWRWRTESAATARLLVRLVRARYGVTPRLVVDRRGKLGRGNVYELWLDEPPEPAGAGGSGLVLAGLPDPGAGEQPRRRQDREAFLRGLFLGAGSVSGPGHGYHAEVVVPGAAAARRVAAELRRWGLRPGRARRRGRVGLYLKEADQIAEFLGRLGAHQAVLALENHRVVKGMRNQVNRLVNAETANLRKAVDAGLRQVAAIRRLVEAVGWEGLPPSLREVARVRIEHPSASLRDLGQLLDPPLSKSAVGHRIRRLQALAARYQEG